A stretch of Oncorhynchus mykiss isolate Arlee chromosome 12, USDA_OmykA_1.1, whole genome shotgun sequence DNA encodes these proteins:
- the LOC110538690 gene encoding pyridoxal-dependent decarboxylase domain-containing protein 1 isoform X4, giving the protein MMVDPTLAEMGKNLNEAMKILEDGGKASDPDADRRQFSRSSIPGPLQGDGQDVASILQLVQNLMHEDEEEDKPSHRRMQNVGEQGHMALLGHSLAAYISVLDRERLRKLITRIASDTTLWLCRLFRYESGSAYYHEDDREGLLKVCRLVINTRYEDYSTEGYTVLNSRQPVIYQSATCRPGLGQHLCSQLALPLSSLCTVPCNTMFGSQHQMDIALLDKLIREDVETGKLPLLLIANAGTPGAGHTDKLGRLKELCEQYGMWLHIEGVNLATLALWEVSSPVTAATRSDSMTLTLGPWLGLPAVPAVTLYRHEDPALSLAAGLTSSQPVEKLRALPLWLSLQYLGHDGIVEKIRHAVELSQQLLEKLKTLASIKTSVEDELNSPVVVFRFSQETSAESSGGSVEGYFAGEREVLDSLNRWLCEQLAQLVPASGVDIVELEDEGTCVRFTPLMTAAALGTQRCDVDLLVERLIELIPVLNCTLRLRLDFREEVYRHSALSYIEDLSWPGLGAVRYEPRVEELTDSKRKLEVEKINSELLVKLGDLDADLIFSTGLEFGPEKDCIFIGMATEDLDVAELVDTIAALGRDIEENGRLLENMTEVVRKGIQEAELQLQKDNQDKLMEEGVLRQIPLVGSVLNWFSPFQSTVKGRTFNLAAGSLDSTEPTYSMKAQTGGLVSPETPTSSAKRLPGQRLFRREGAGGSDSHSETSSVGQAEDFSRERFPQPTTPSPVQDEAVSVVPESPEIPQVPAEPEPTQEKGEVGTQEKERQPDGQDAPVEETGR; this is encoded by the exons ATGATGGTCGACCCCACACTCGCTGAAATGGGCAAGAACCTCAACGAGGCCATGAAGATCTTGGAGGATGGCGGAAA AGCATCAGATCCGGATGCAGATAGACGACAGTTCAGCAGGAGTAGTATCCCTGGACCCCTACAGGgaga TGGGCAGGATGTGGCCAGTATACTCCAGCTGGTCCAGAATCTCATGCatgaagatgaggaggaagacAAGCCAAGCCATCG CAGGATGCAGAATGTCGGAGAGCAGGGTCACATGGCGTTGCTAGGACACAGCCTAGCAGCCTACATCTCCGTGCTGGACAGGGAGAGACTCAGGAAGCTGATCACACGCATCGCGTCTGACACAACACTCTGGCTCTGCAGACTCTTCAG GTATGAGAGTGGCTCAGCATACTACCATGAAGATGACAGAGAGGGCCTGCTGAAGGTGTGTCGCCTGGTCATCAACACCCGCTATGAGGACTACTCCACAGAGGGCTACACCGTGCTCAACTCCAGACAGCCTGTCATTTACCAGAGCGCCACCTGCAGGCCTGGCCTGGGACAGCACCTCTGCAGCCAA CTGGCTCTGCCTCTGTCTAGCCTGTGCACCGTCCCCTGCAACACCATGTTTGGATCCCAGCACCAAATG GACATTGCCTTGCTGGACAAGCTGATCAGAGAGGATGTGGAGACTGGGAAGCTTCCATTGCTGTTGATCGCCAACGCTG GCACCCCTGGGGCGGGACACACAGACAAGCTGGGCCGTCTAAAGGAGCTGTGTGAACAGTATGGCATGTGGCTCCACATAGAAGG GGTCAACTTGGCCACCCTGGCTCTGTGGGAGGTCTCGTCCCCCGTGACG GCGGCCACCAGGAGTGACAGTATGACCCTGACCCTGGGTCCGTGGCTGGGCCTGCCTGCTGTCCCAGCTGTCACCCTCTACAGACACGAGGACCCAGCCCTG TCTCTGGCAGCCGGGTTGACCTCCAGTCAGCCAGTAGAGAAGCTGCGTGCCCTGCCTCTCTGGCTCTCCCTGCAGTACCTGGGCCATGATGGGATAGTGGAGAAGATTAGACACGCTGTAGAGCTC AGCCAACAGCTTCTGGAGAAACTGAAGACTCTGGCTTCCATAAAGACTTCA GTGGAGGATGAGCTCAACTCTCCAGTAGTAGTGTTCAGGTTCTCCCAGGAGACCAGTGCAG AATCCAGTGGTGGTTCTGTGGAGGGCTACtttgctggagagagagaagtgctAGATTCCCTCAACAGATGG CTGTGTGAGCAGTTGGCACAGCTGGTGCCCGCCAGCGGGGTAGACATAGTGGAGTTGGAGGACGAGGGCACCTGTGTCCGCTTCACCCCTCTTATGACCGccgcag CCCTGGGGACCCAGAGGTGTGACGTGGATCTGCTAGTGGAGCGGTTGATTGAGCTGATTCCTGTGCTGAACTGTACGCTGCGTCTCAGACTGGACTTCAGAGAGGAGGTGTACCGCCACTCTGCCCTCAGTTACATAGAGGACCTCAGCTGGCCTGGCCTGGGAGCCGTCAG GTATGAGCCGAGGGTTGAGGAGCTGACCGACAGTAAAAGAAAGCTGGAGGTGGAGAAAATCAACAGTGAGCTGCTGGTGAAACTAGGGGATCTGGATGCAGACCTCATCTTCTCCACCG gCCTGGAGTTCGGACCCGAGAAGGACTGCATATTTATTGGCATGGCAACGGAGGACCTAGACGTGGCAGAGCTAGTGGATACGATAGCCGCCCTGGGGAGGGACATAGAGGAGAACGGCAGG CTATTAGAGAACATGACAGAGGTGGTGAGGAAAGGCATCCAGGAGGCAGAGCTCCAGCTCCAGAAAGACAACCAGGACAAACtcatggaggag ggtgtGTTGAGACAGATTCCTCTGGTCGGCTCCGTGTTGAACTGGTTCTCTCCGTTCCAGAGCACTGTGAAGGGCAGAACCTTTAACCTGGCTGCAG GTTCCCTGGACTCCACAGAGCCCACCTACTCCATGAAGGCCCAGACAGGTGGGCTGGTGTCGCCAGAAACCCCTACCTCCTCTGCCAAGAGACTGCCAG GACAGAGGCTGTTCCGGCGCGAGGGTGCGGGTGGCTCTGACTCCCACAGTGAGACCAGCTCCGTGGGCCAGGCTGAGGATTTCTCCAGGGAGAGGTTCCCACAACCCACCACACCGTCCCCTGTCCAAGACGAGGCGGTTTCCGTGGTCCCTGAGAGCCCAGAGATCCCCCAGGTGCCGGCTGAACCCGAGCCCACGCAGGAGAAAGGTGAGGTTGGTAcacaagagaaggagagacagcctGATGGCCAGGACGCACCAGTGGAGGAGACGGGCAGATAG